A single region of the Rhizobium sp. NLR16a genome encodes:
- a CDS encoding ATP-binding protein, whose translation MSPNPAKPPETNIAGDNEERIKRFLATASHDLQSPLRHIAMYAELLLDDLEETLDGEQLQSLKMILEKAQAAQRLTKALMSLAGGTPQVTPEKVDLKALAEKIWGDLIDETGARDATFASKGLPSIRTDPALFGLVLRQLMSNALTYRNSSPPHVAMTAEQEGANWFVRISDNGIGIDPAYRERIFEPFWKLPKAGAAPGAGLGLTTAQEVLKALGGDISLEHSDETGSRFTVRLPAG comes from the coding sequence ATGTCACCCAACCCGGCGAAACCGCCTGAGACCAATATTGCCGGCGATAACGAGGAGCGCATCAAGCGCTTTCTCGCAACCGCCTCGCACGACCTGCAATCGCCGCTGCGCCATATCGCCATGTATGCCGAGCTGCTGCTCGACGATCTCGAGGAGACACTCGACGGCGAACAGCTTCAGAGCCTCAAGATGATCCTGGAAAAGGCGCAAGCCGCACAACGCCTCACCAAGGCACTGATGAGCCTTGCCGGTGGAACACCACAGGTAACGCCCGAAAAGGTCGACCTGAAGGCCTTGGCCGAGAAAATCTGGGGCGACCTCATCGATGAGACGGGGGCTCGCGACGCGACGTTCGCCAGTAAGGGACTCCCCTCCATCCGCACCGACCCCGCGCTGTTCGGACTGGTGCTGAGGCAGCTCATGTCCAACGCACTCACCTATCGGAACTCATCGCCGCCGCATGTGGCGATGACGGCGGAACAAGAGGGGGCGAACTGGTTCGTCCGGATTTCCGATAACGGGATAGGCATCGATCCTGCTTATCGAGAACGGATCTTCGAGCCGTTCTGGAAATTGCCGAAGGCGGGGGCAGCCCCCGGCGCCGGCCTTGGCCTGACGACGGCGCAGGAAGTTCTGAAGGCGCTTGGCGGCGATATCAGTCTCGAGCATTCCGACGAAACCGGCAGCCGCTTCACCGTTCGCCTTCCCGCCGGCTAA
- a CDS encoding response regulator, with translation MITKTVRQNAVKVLFVDDEFIEFRALKKKIADLSEPAVEVEYSPSIGDALEKVRAARFDLILLDNRLLPNADFRETVPELRGIGYTGPIGVVSTDISGGYFQEFPDYGVDFRIGKDEIDVQTLQHIIREYVNYDVPDFWKDDYSI, from the coding sequence ATGATCACCAAAACGGTCCGACAGAATGCCGTAAAGGTTCTCTTTGTCGATGACGAGTTCATCGAATTCCGCGCGCTCAAAAAGAAGATCGCAGATCTCTCCGAGCCGGCGGTCGAAGTCGAATATTCGCCGTCGATCGGAGACGCATTGGAAAAGGTCCGCGCGGCGCGCTTCGATCTCATCCTGCTCGACAATCGCCTTCTGCCCAATGCCGATTTCCGCGAGACGGTGCCGGAGTTGCGCGGCATCGGCTATACCGGCCCGATCGGCGTCGTCTCGACCGACATATCGGGTGGCTATTTCCAGGAATTCCCGGATTACGGCGTCGACTTCCGCATTGGCAAGGACGAAATCGACGTTCAGACGCTGCAGCACATCATCCGCGAATATGTGAACTATGATGTCCCGGATTTCTGGAAGGACGATTACAGCATTTGA
- a CDS encoding helix-turn-helix transcriptional regulator, producing MNNAAATPFHAGPELSRAINRTDFFRLLKAAAQHYHFDNFALARISEASTPFGERDIVITNVAERRVGLFIATLREALGTVRAKSAQFLATPVHGRSAQPDTFPSDLLFNEFRCGVFLFIPLFTPEGRRYCLVLSGEREEPDQGEIADMLLDAMRIFDKLYEEILTPEMSGRLTQRESEIVKWTSEGKTSAEIAIILGLSEHTVNSHITAAARKLDAVNRVHMVAIALRNGLVS from the coding sequence ATGAACAATGCCGCGGCAACTCCTTTTCATGCCGGACCGGAGCTGAGCCGGGCGATTAACCGCACCGATTTTTTCCGTCTGCTGAAAGCGGCGGCGCAGCATTACCACTTCGACAATTTCGCGCTTGCCCGCATTTCCGAGGCTTCGACTCCTTTCGGCGAGCGCGATATCGTCATCACCAATGTCGCCGAGCGACGGGTCGGCCTTTTCATTGCGACGTTGAGGGAGGCGCTCGGGACCGTCCGGGCAAAGAGCGCCCAGTTTTTGGCGACGCCCGTCCATGGCAGGAGCGCGCAGCCGGACACCTTTCCCTCCGATCTGCTTTTCAACGAGTTCCGCTGCGGCGTCTTCCTCTTCATTCCGCTGTTCACGCCCGAAGGGCGGCGATATTGCCTCGTGCTGAGCGGCGAGCGTGAAGAGCCGGATCAGGGTGAGATCGCCGACATGCTTCTGGATGCCATGCGCATTTTCGACAAGCTCTACGAGGAAATCCTGACGCCTGAGATGTCCGGACGGTTGACCCAGCGCGAATCGGAAATCGTCAAATGGACCAGCGAAGGCAAGACCTCGGCCGAAATCGCCATCATTCTCGGTCTGTCCGAACATACGGTCAATTCGCATATCACTGCGGCCGCGCGTAAGCTCGACGCCGTGAACCGCGTCCACATGGTGGCGATCGCCCTGAGGAATGGGTTGGTTTCGTGA
- a CDS encoding response regulator gives MPTIVYVDDSRDDLFYLDYIRKKQQVDVDLFCFSTGETALEALKQRVAEGWAPPELLVADLYMPLDSGIGLVSSLRGDDRFRTMRLAICSGSDADEDRARAFEAGADLYLEKPLDLAAILLNLEV, from the coding sequence ATGCCTACGATAGTTTACGTCGACGACAGCAGGGACGATCTCTTCTATCTCGACTATATCCGCAAGAAGCAGCAGGTAGACGTCGATCTATTTTGTTTCTCGACGGGCGAGACGGCGCTGGAGGCGCTGAAGCAGCGCGTGGCGGAAGGCTGGGCCCCGCCGGAGCTGCTGGTCGCCGATCTCTACATGCCCCTCGACAGCGGCATTGGTCTGGTAAGCAGCCTGCGCGGGGATGATCGTTTCAGAACGATGCGTCTCGCCATCTGCAGCGGATCGGATGCCGATGAGGATCGCGCGCGCGCGTTCGAAGCCGGTGCCGATCTTTACCTTGAGAAGCCGCTTGACCTCGCCGCGATCCTTCTCAATCTGGAAGTGTAG
- a CDS encoding PAS domain-containing sensor histidine kinase has translation MQDKGNVDLQDQRRRWRYRAFAIAVGCLLFLLGVSALAGWLLQIKLIISLFPGFPSMAFNTGLCFILSGLGLAASTFSARRFLTMATVMTGFAAAIAAARLVEIVTAGRTVHYVDQLITGWVIPPDFIAEIGGGMGPNTALIFLIANLSLLLSLHVEKSGNQVVQELTAYVVVTLGMIALAGYLTDAEQGYRWGPYAAMALHTAIGMVLFGAGLLARSWWMQPTNRAQIPLWIPAAVCFTGLVVDLYTPLGLANGILYVPLVLTALWFGNRNAPLFFAFACTVLLMLGFFAVRHDEAAFWQEIANRTITAATLWLIAILIFYFLRNNNNLEAERVRFGALARSTPDAVLVIDGRGTIKSFNPAAEIMFGYSPQETIGRNIKMLMPEPYHSEHDGYLSHYRQTGEERIIGTTRMVSGRRKNGIVFPIEVSISVVVSGETKTFVGIVRDISERVRQEERMKTTLAQLEAYTAELERSNHDLDEFAYIASHDLKEPLRGLHNHSRFLLEDYEDKLDVDGVRRLNRLVRLSQRMEKLVNDLLYFSRLGRQQLAVKRTDIGLIVKDVVATMELLLEERHARVVTDGRLPDVVCDAPRLTEVFRNLITNAIKYNDKPAPLVSIGYLERFVGKDGTVARNVFFVRDNGKGIPQEFHEDIFRIFKRLEKSQDSDDGTGAGLTFVRKIIARHNGDIWLESEVGVGTTFYFTLGRKREGQNAAA, from the coding sequence GTGCAGGATAAGGGCAACGTGGACCTGCAGGACCAGCGGAGGCGATGGCGCTACCGTGCCTTCGCGATTGCGGTCGGTTGCCTGCTGTTCCTTCTCGGGGTGAGCGCCCTTGCCGGCTGGCTGTTGCAGATCAAGCTCATCATTTCGCTCTTCCCCGGCTTTCCGTCGATGGCCTTCAACACCGGGCTCTGCTTCATACTGTCCGGCCTTGGGCTTGCCGCATCGACGTTTTCCGCCCGTCGCTTTCTTACAATGGCAACTGTCATGACTGGGTTTGCAGCGGCGATCGCGGCAGCCCGGCTCGTGGAAATCGTCACCGCCGGCCGGACCGTCCACTATGTCGACCAGTTGATCACTGGCTGGGTGATTCCGCCCGATTTCATCGCAGAGATCGGCGGCGGCATGGGACCCAATACAGCGCTGATCTTTCTGATCGCCAATCTTTCGCTGCTGCTCTCGCTTCATGTGGAAAAGTCTGGAAATCAGGTGGTGCAGGAGCTGACCGCCTATGTCGTCGTCACGCTCGGCATGATCGCGCTCGCCGGCTATCTCACCGACGCCGAACAGGGCTACCGCTGGGGCCCCTATGCGGCGATGGCTTTGCACACGGCGATCGGAATGGTGCTTTTCGGCGCGGGCCTGCTTGCCCGCTCCTGGTGGATGCAGCCGACAAACCGGGCGCAGATTCCGCTCTGGATTCCGGCGGCGGTCTGCTTCACCGGCCTTGTCGTCGATCTCTATACGCCGCTCGGCCTTGCCAACGGCATTCTTTATGTGCCGCTGGTGCTGACGGCCCTCTGGTTCGGCAACAGGAATGCGCCGCTCTTCTTCGCCTTTGCCTGCACCGTGCTCCTCATGCTCGGCTTCTTCGCCGTCAGGCATGACGAGGCGGCATTCTGGCAGGAGATCGCCAACCGCACCATCACCGCTGCCACCCTCTGGCTGATCGCCATCCTTATCTTCTATTTCCTGCGCAACAACAACAACCTGGAAGCCGAACGCGTTCGCTTCGGCGCGCTGGCGCGCAGCACGCCGGATGCCGTCCTCGTCATCGACGGACGTGGAACGATCAAGAGTTTCAATCCGGCAGCCGAGATCATGTTCGGCTATTCGCCGCAGGAAACGATCGGCCGGAACATCAAGATGCTGATGCCCGAGCCTTATCATTCCGAGCATGACGGCTATCTCTCCCATTACCGGCAGACCGGCGAGGAACGTATCATCGGAACGACGCGGATGGTCTCCGGTCGGCGCAAGAACGGCATCGTCTTCCCGATCGAAGTGTCCATCAGCGTTGTCGTCAGCGGCGAGACCAAGACCTTCGTCGGCATCGTACGCGATATCAGCGAGCGCGTGCGGCAGGAAGAACGGATGAAAACGACGCTTGCCCAGCTCGAGGCCTATACGGCGGAGCTCGAGCGCAGCAACCACGACCTGGACGAATTCGCCTATATTGCCTCGCATGATCTGAAGGAGCCGCTGCGTGGCCTGCACAACCACTCGCGTTTCCTCCTCGAGGATTATGAGGACAAGCTCGACGTGGACGGCGTGCGCCGGCTGAACCGGCTCGTGCGTCTCAGCCAGCGGATGGAGAAGCTCGTCAACGACCTGCTCTACTTCTCCCGGCTCGGTCGGCAGCAGCTGGCAGTCAAACGCACCGATATCGGCCTGATCGTCAAGGATGTGGTCGCGACGATGGAGCTGTTGCTGGAAGAGCGGCATGCCAGGGTCGTCACCGACGGCCGGCTGCCTGACGTGGTCTGCGACGCGCCGCGGCTGACCGAAGTGTTCCGCAATCTCATCACCAATGCGATCAAATACAACGACAAGCCGGCGCCGTTAGTCTCGATCGGCTATCTCGAACGGTTCGTCGGCAAGGACGGCACGGTTGCCCGCAACGTGTTTTTCGTTAGGGATAACGGCAAGGGAATACCCCAGGAATTCCATGAGGACATTTTCCGCATTTTCAAACGGCTCGAAAAGTCGCAGGATTCCGACGACGGGACCGGAGCAGGCCTCACCTTCGTCCGCAAGATCATCGCGCGGCACAACGGCGATATCTGGCTGGAGTCCGAAGTCGGCGTCGGCACCACGTTCTATTTCACCCTGGGAAGAAAGCGCGAGGGGCAGAATGCAGCAGCGTGA
- a CDS encoding response regulator: protein MQQRDTQPILIVEDSEDDFEATMRAFKRTNLRNSIRWAASGQEALDMLAVMAPKPGLILLDLNMPGLDGRKTLQAIKSNDGWRKIPVVILTTSDDERDIEGCYALGANTYVQKPVDLDGLFAAIQRLKEYWFEIAILPLED, encoded by the coding sequence ATGCAGCAGCGTGACACGCAACCGATCTTGATCGTCGAAGACAGTGAAGACGATTTCGAAGCGACAATGCGCGCCTTCAAACGGACCAACCTGCGCAACTCGATCCGATGGGCCGCCTCGGGTCAGGAAGCCCTCGACATGCTCGCCGTGATGGCGCCGAAACCAGGGCTGATCCTGCTCGATCTCAACATGCCGGGTCTCGATGGCCGCAAGACGCTGCAGGCGATCAAGTCGAACGACGGCTGGCGTAAGATCCCGGTGGTGATCCTGACGACGTCAGACGATGAACGCGACATCGAAGGCTGCTACGCGCTCGGCGCCAACACCTATGTGCAGAAGCCGGTCGATCTCGACGGCCTCTTCGCCGCGATCCAGCGGCTGAAGGAATACTGGTTCGAAATCGCGATCCTGCCGCTCGAGGACTGA
- a CDS encoding response regulator, with the protein MAEDCCILIIDDNIDDREVYRRILRRVSSTAYTVLEAETGEEGLALNSRKRPNCILLDYSLPGRDGLGVLADILEDDPAANVIMLTGQGSETVAVEVMKSGARDYLTKDSLSPETLHRCIQNAIMHGMLEGQLEQKRQSLEIFTRAMAHDLKEPLRTIKSFSRILHGSAVLPAEDRELLDYVLSAADHMEDLIVKVSNFTKLEAYGGPELTPVSLSDVLDQVENNLRQQMESRGAVIIRGPLPEVMGDATLLTQLLQNLVSNAIRYCDQKVPEVQISGEAHGNSCRLTVRDNGPGIDPQHRELIFQPFKRLVGRGIEGTGLGLAICRRIAQLHGGSIWCEPEKGPGATFVVEMPLAAARPAPPAASAVPPSLKPAEQPGEGSGRLAEVLLVEDSPADIQILKIKLMRREKVAFNLHVATNGREAMRLLEERAGIADVPQIDLMLLDINMPIMDGFEVLNALSADARLKRIPVCILSTSSDETDMQRARNLGARAYMVKPPTLQQLEEALEDVDHLELLQRGDSLALCAEQN; encoded by the coding sequence TTGGCGGAAGACTGCTGCATTCTCATCATCGACGACAACATCGACGACCGCGAGGTCTATCGCCGCATCCTTCGACGTGTCTCCAGCACGGCCTATACCGTCCTCGAGGCGGAGACCGGTGAAGAGGGACTTGCGCTGAACAGCCGGAAACGGCCGAACTGCATCCTGCTCGACTATTCGCTGCCGGGGCGCGACGGACTCGGCGTTCTTGCCGATATATTGGAGGACGATCCCGCCGCAAACGTCATCATGCTGACCGGCCAGGGCAGCGAAACCGTCGCCGTCGAGGTGATGAAGAGCGGCGCGCGCGACTATCTCACCAAGGATTCCCTTTCACCCGAAACGCTGCATCGCTGCATCCAGAACGCCATCATGCACGGCATGCTGGAAGGCCAGCTGGAGCAGAAGCGGCAGTCGCTGGAGATCTTCACACGCGCCATGGCGCATGATCTGAAGGAGCCGCTGAGGACCATCAAGTCCTTCAGCCGGATCCTGCACGGTTCTGCAGTGCTTCCGGCGGAAGACCGCGAGCTGCTCGATTATGTCCTGAGCGCCGCCGACCATATGGAAGACCTGATCGTCAAGGTTTCGAACTTCACCAAGCTCGAAGCCTATGGCGGGCCGGAGTTGACGCCGGTCTCGCTGTCTGATGTGCTCGACCAAGTGGAGAACAATCTGCGCCAGCAGATGGAGAGCCGCGGGGCCGTCATCATCCGCGGGCCGCTGCCGGAGGTGATGGGCGATGCGACACTGCTGACCCAGCTTCTCCAGAACCTGGTGTCGAATGCCATCCGCTACTGCGATCAAAAGGTTCCGGAGGTCCAGATCTCGGGCGAAGCGCATGGGAATAGCTGCCGCCTGACGGTGCGTGACAATGGACCGGGCATCGATCCCCAGCACCGCGAGCTGATCTTCCAGCCGTTCAAACGGCTCGTCGGCCGCGGCATCGAGGGCACCGGGCTCGGCCTTGCCATCTGCCGACGCATCGCGCAGCTGCATGGCGGCTCGATCTGGTGCGAACCGGAGAAGGGACCTGGCGCCACCTTCGTCGTCGAGATGCCGCTCGCCGCGGCACGGCCCGCGCCGCCCGCCGCATCAGCCGTTCCGCCCAGCCTGAAGCCGGCGGAGCAGCCGGGCGAGGGTTCCGGCAGGCTTGCCGAGGTGCTGCTGGTCGAAGACAGTCCCGCCGACATCCAGATTCTGAAGATCAAGCTGATGCGGCGGGAGAAGGTGGCCTTCAACCTGCATGTCGCCACCAATGGGCGCGAGGCGATGCGGCTGCTCGAAGAGCGCGCCGGCATAGCCGACGTCCCGCAGATCGACCTGATGCTGCTCGACATCAACATGCCGATCATGGATGGTTTCGAGGTGTTGAACGCGCTTTCGGCCGATGCCCGTCTGAAACGGATTCCCGTCTGCATTCTCAGCACCTCAAGCGATGAGACCGACATGCAGCGGGCCAGAAATCTCGGCGCGCGCGCCTATATGGTGAAGCCGCCGACCCTGCAGCAACTGGAAGAGGCGCTCGAAGATGTCGACCATCTGGAACTGCTCCAGCGCGGCGATTCGCTTGCGCTTTGCGCGGAACAAAACTAA
- a CDS encoding VOC family protein, giving the protein MTFAALILALLTTPLQSGLLSMVSGIHHVTAITRKVQANVDFYAGFLGMRLVKQTAGYEDATQLHLFYGDSAGTPGSLVSFLVWEDGAPGRAGYGQISEISLAIDPASIGYWLTRAMSFGLRSEGPADEFGEPVLRLKDPDNIILKLAGAKDLTSPAVWDGAAIPVGHAVQRVRGATMLTEKPAESRSFLERHFGYRFLANRGTIDRLVSQSGDVIDVRDARGFWSGAPGTGTVDHVAFRAADEEALLSVSKALEKTDASPTNMHDRKYFRSLYAREPGGTLVELATDKPGMTVDEEHAALGTKLFAPPEAITNLDDLKVVLPQFSLPGQPRINYRELPFVHRFYTPPNPDGSVFVLLHGSGGNETTLMPLLNKAAPRATLMGVRGRATEEGFPRWYKRITPFSFDQNDIKTEAEAFAAFIEGAVKSYGLDPKKIVYVGYSNGANLLNSLLYLHPNLVHKAVLLRSMPVLSDYPHADLKGTDLLVISGKTDAYGKYASDLEERLKSSGATVDSDVIPGGHDLGDADVPIIQKWLLQRMGDDPAPLEQQAVRPASEPFGQP; this is encoded by the coding sequence ATGACTTTCGCAGCTCTCATACTCGCGCTCCTGACGACGCCGCTTCAATCAGGACTGCTCTCGATGGTATCAGGCATACATCACGTTACAGCCATCACCCGAAAGGTGCAGGCGAACGTGGATTTTTACGCCGGCTTTCTCGGCATGCGGCTCGTCAAGCAGACGGCCGGCTACGAGGATGCGACGCAGCTCCATCTCTTCTACGGCGATTCGGCAGGCACGCCGGGTTCGCTCGTCAGCTTCCTCGTCTGGGAAGATGGCGCGCCCGGCCGGGCGGGCTACGGCCAGATCAGCGAAATTTCGCTGGCGATCGATCCGGCGAGCATCGGCTACTGGCTGACGCGCGCCATGAGCTTCGGCCTGCGCTCGGAAGGACCCGCCGATGAATTCGGCGAGCCTGTCCTCAGGTTGAAAGACCCCGACAATATCATTCTCAAGCTCGCGGGCGCAAAGGACCTGACATCGCCGGCTGTCTGGGACGGCGCCGCGATCCCGGTCGGGCATGCCGTCCAGCGGGTGCGCGGCGCAACCATGCTGACGGAAAAGCCGGCCGAGAGCCGCAGCTTCCTCGAGCGCCATTTCGGCTACCGCTTCCTGGCCAACCGCGGCACGATCGACAGGCTGGTGTCGCAATCGGGCGATGTCATCGATGTGCGCGATGCACGCGGCTTCTGGTCCGGTGCGCCGGGGACCGGCACGGTCGATCATGTCGCTTTCCGGGCCGCCGATGAGGAGGCGCTGCTTTCGGTATCCAAGGCGCTGGAGAAGACCGATGCATCGCCGACCAACATGCACGACCGCAAGTATTTCCGCTCGCTCTATGCCCGCGAGCCCGGCGGCACGCTGGTGGAGCTTGCAACCGACAAGCCCGGCATGACTGTTGACGAAGAGCATGCAGCCCTCGGCACCAAGCTCTTCGCGCCGCCGGAAGCGATCACCAATCTCGACGACCTCAAGGTGGTTCTGCCGCAATTTTCGTTGCCCGGCCAGCCGCGCATCAATTACCGCGAGCTGCCGTTCGTTCATCGCTTCTACACGCCGCCGAATCCTGACGGCAGTGTCTTCGTGCTTCTGCACGGCTCGGGCGGCAATGAGACGACGCTGATGCCGCTCCTCAACAAGGCGGCACCGCGCGCAACACTGATGGGCGTGCGGGGCCGGGCGACGGAAGAAGGCTTTCCGCGCTGGTACAAGCGCATTACACCCTTCTCTTTCGACCAGAACGACATCAAGACCGAGGCCGAAGCCTTTGCGGCCTTCATCGAAGGCGCCGTCAAATCCTACGGCCTCGATCCGAAGAAGATCGTCTATGTCGGCTATTCCAATGGCGCCAACCTCTTGAACTCGCTGCTCTACCTGCATCCGAACCTCGTTCACAAGGCGGTACTGCTGCGCTCCATGCCTGTGCTCAGTGACTATCCGCATGCCGATCTGAAGGGCACGGACCTGCTCGTCATCAGCGGCAAGACCGATGCCTACGGCAAATATGCGAGCGACCTGGAGGAACGGCTGAAGAGTTCCGGCGCCACCGTCGATTCCGACGTCATCCCCGGCGGCCACGATCTCGGCGACGCCGATGTGCCGATCATCCAAAAGTGGCTGCTTCAGAGAATGGGGGACGATCCAGCGCCGCTGGAGCAGCAAGCGGTCAGGCCGGCGAGCGAGCCGTTCGGGCAACCATGA
- a CDS encoding DMT family transporter: MSQTASTLSEASPSNRLALAALVVGGAAIGGSPIFVRLSEAGPMATAFWRVALALIPIFIVSLMKKDRGPKPQSLSDYGLLVLPGLMLALDLAAWHLSLTMTSVANATLLANLAPVFVTLIAVLFFKARTSGVFLLGLVLALAGVVILKGGPAGLGNGGLSGDGTAMIAAFFYACYILAIGRLRSRFDTIRIMLWSTASAAVCIFPIAFFFEGQMLPATLYGWSILFGLAFVSHAGGQVAITYALAYLPPAFSSLTLLLQPVVAAILAWALLDEAIGTMQALGAGVVLAGIMVARTARSPA; encoded by the coding sequence ATGTCGCAGACCGCTTCCACTCTCTCCGAAGCCTCGCCTTCCAACCGTCTGGCGCTGGCCGCTCTTGTTGTCGGCGGGGCGGCGATCGGCGGCTCGCCGATCTTCGTTCGGCTGTCCGAAGCCGGGCCGATGGCCACTGCCTTCTGGCGTGTGGCGCTGGCGCTGATCCCGATCTTCATCGTCTCGCTCATGAAGAAGGATAGGGGGCCGAAGCCGCAAAGCCTCTCCGATTATGGGCTGCTGGTTCTTCCGGGCCTCATGCTGGCGCTCGACCTCGCCGCCTGGCATCTTTCGCTCACCATGACCTCGGTCGCCAACGCGACGCTGCTCGCAAACCTCGCGCCTGTTTTCGTCACGCTGATCGCCGTCCTGTTTTTCAAGGCGCGAACCAGCGGTGTTTTCCTGCTGGGGCTGGTCCTGGCGCTTGCCGGCGTCGTTATCCTAAAAGGCGGACCGGCAGGGCTCGGCAATGGCGGCTTGAGCGGCGACGGCACCGCGATGATCGCCGCTTTCTTCTATGCCTGCTATATCCTGGCGATCGGCAGGCTGCGCAGCCGGTTCGATACGATCCGCATCATGCTGTGGAGCACGGCATCGGCTGCCGTCTGCATCTTCCCGATCGCCTTCTTCTTCGAAGGGCAGATGCTGCCGGCGACCCTCTACGGCTGGTCGATCCTCTTCGGCCTCGCCTTTGTCAGTCATGCCGGCGGGCAGGTGGCGATCACCTATGCGCTGGCCTATCTGCCGCCCGCCTTTTCATCGCTGACGCTGCTGTTGCAGCCGGTCGTCGCCGCAATCCTCGCCTGGGCGCTGCTCGACGAGGCGATCGGGACGATGCAGGCGCTGGGCGCCGGGGTGGTGCTCGCCGGCATCATGGTTGCCCGAACGGCTCGCTCGCCGGCCTGA
- a CDS encoding FAD/NAD(P)-binding protein, protein MSGIYARPSQVNIPAVMHPKPLPKSERSVVAIIGGGLSGAGVAYHLARANCGERPIIMVFEPRAELGRGLAYDTDDPAHRINVPAAKMSLQPDDLGEFQAWIEARDAVADDPGARQPDGMLFPRRRLFGEYVASLLKPLLEEGVVLHNCARVTGLERRGGRWSIQDDKGGVTEADIVAIATSHPPPAAPGRLAASLAAHPRFVADTTKPGALGVIRRHDRVLVIGNGLTAADVIASLAECGHDGPVTAISRRGLRSRGHSPEPQQLFGDFVSQAAHSALALLVRIRADIEAAKAQGISWHGVIDQVRAQGYELWQALPIAERRRLVRHLRPYWDVHRFRIAPQVEAVLDAAIAAGRLEVLAGSVADARIEGELVLCTLQPRHRRQSLERSYDAVVVTTGPAHGGILETQPWLAALAASGHLSLDPTGLGLACTEQSEAIGPSGKADPSLLISGPLARGTFGELMGLPQVTEHAFFVAGEIAAKLRLAETNTRPA, encoded by the coding sequence ATGTCCGGCATTTATGCTCGGCCATCGCAAGTGAATATCCCGGCCGTCATGCATCCGAAGCCTCTCCCGAAGTCCGAACGATCCGTCGTCGCCATTATCGGCGGCGGCCTCTCCGGCGCGGGCGTCGCCTATCATCTCGCCAGGGCAAATTGCGGTGAGCGCCCCATCATCATGGTCTTCGAACCGCGCGCGGAGCTCGGCCGCGGCCTTGCCTATGACACGGACGATCCGGCGCACCGTATCAATGTTCCCGCCGCCAAGATGAGCCTGCAGCCCGACGACCTGGGCGAATTCCAGGCTTGGATCGAAGCTCGCGACGCCGTCGCGGACGATCCGGGGGCAAGACAACCGGACGGCATGCTCTTCCCCCGGCGCCGGCTCTTCGGCGAATATGTCGCCTCCCTGCTGAAACCGCTGCTGGAAGAGGGCGTCGTGCTCCACAACTGCGCCCGCGTGACCGGTCTCGAGCGCCGGGGCGGCCGCTGGTCGATCCAGGACGACAAAGGCGGGGTGACGGAGGCCGATATAGTTGCGATCGCCACCAGCCATCCGCCGCCGGCAGCGCCGGGCCGGCTTGCCGCCAGCTTGGCCGCCCATCCCCGCTTCGTCGCCGATACCACCAAGCCGGGCGCGCTCGGCGTGATCCGTCGGCATGACCGGGTGCTGGTCATCGGCAACGGCTTGACGGCCGCCGATGTCATCGCCTCTCTTGCCGAGTGCGGTCATGATGGCCCTGTGACGGCGATCTCGCGCCGCGGCCTGCGTTCGCGCGGCCATTCGCCGGAACCGCAGCAGCTCTTTGGAGACTTCGTCTCCCAGGCCGCGCATTCCGCCCTTGCGCTGCTTGTCAGGATCCGCGCCGACATAGAGGCCGCGAAGGCGCAGGGCATAAGTTGGCACGGCGTGATTGATCAGGTGCGGGCGCAGGGATACGAACTCTGGCAGGCGCTGCCGATCGCCGAACGGCGCCGTCTCGTCCGCCATCTGCGTCCCTATTGGGATGTGCATCGCTTTCGCATCGCGCCGCAGGTGGAAGCCGTGCTCGACGCGGCGATTGCCGCCGGCCGCCTGGAAGTCCTTGCCGGGTCGGTCGCCGATGCGCGCATTGAAGGAGAGCTTGTTCTTTGCACCCTGCAGCCGCGCCATCGGCGTCAGTCCCTGGAGCGGAGCTATGACGCCGTCGTCGTCACCACGGGCCCGGCGCATGGCGGCATTCTCGAAACTCAGCCCTGGCTCGCGGCGCTTGCTGCAAGCGGCCACCTGTCGCTTGACCCGACAGGCCTCGGCCTTGCCTGCACCGAGCAGTCGGAGGCGATCGGCCCGTCGGGAAAGGCGGATCCTTCGCTACTGATCTCCGGTCCACTGGCGCGCGGCACTTTCGGCGAACTGATGGGGCTGCCGCAGGTGACCGAGCATGCCTTCTTCGTTGCAGGCGAAATCGCCGCAAAGCTGCGGCTGGCCGAGACGAACACCCGCCCGGCCTGA